From Enhydrobacter sp., the proteins below share one genomic window:
- a CDS encoding AAA family ATPase — MKLLSFRIYDYKSIVDSGECELSLEGITVLAGQNEAGKTSILEALGDFDYSMEIDSDARPEGRDDADPAIECTFSLDSGDISELLDKDDNQYVPPERVVAALLKAKKVTLRKTGKDDYSILTKPVLEALEIASKESQPPKPADGEAASESSDLTAELTNALVRQSPYLSYFDSFDGRLPKRKYLSDIENKSEPGYQAVQDFIKLANIDLKRLGNAEDPKKLNNYLDSRSATVTGDFLTYWSQKYDGKNRVEIVAEFMRDDKGPFLSFFVKDGRLRKYPEQRSKGFLWFLSFYLRLNAESQDKEDIGAVILVDEPGSYLHPRAQKDILKVLKNKIVQAGNQVIFSTHSSDLIDPERINRVRLVLNTQHRGTTVHKLTDTAVRANGETEFSDAFSPIVAAIGKDLGKDFSITGRKNVLVEGISDYYYLTTLRDKTAFRIPSDIKIIPMTGAPSISHMVSIMIGWGLDFVVVMDRDDQSDAEYKKLVEELDVPKDKILRIEGGKAIEDLFSDRDFKKFVLGDEAASLTGSKHKSDLVKHQKVILSRQFCEKYKDRTLTLEEKTKENFWRISAFIKSSFQQPST, encoded by the coding sequence TCTACGATTACAAGTCGATTGTCGATTCGGGTGAATGTGAGCTTTCCCTCGAAGGCATCACCGTGCTGGCAGGCCAGAACGAAGCTGGGAAGACTAGCATTTTGGAGGCTCTGGGCGATTTCGACTACTCGATGGAAATCGATTCCGACGCAAGACCAGAAGGTCGAGATGACGCGGACCCTGCGATCGAGTGCACCTTCAGCCTCGATAGCGGCGACATCTCTGAACTGCTGGATAAGGACGATAACCAGTACGTGCCACCAGAGAGAGTGGTAGCAGCCCTACTTAAGGCAAAGAAAGTCACGCTCAGAAAGACCGGAAAGGACGACTACTCGATTTTGACCAAACCGGTCCTTGAAGCTCTTGAGATTGCTTCGAAAGAGAGTCAGCCGCCGAAACCTGCTGATGGAGAAGCAGCATCTGAATCGTCAGACCTGACCGCAGAGCTGACAAATGCGTTAGTGCGCCAAAGTCCATATCTGAGCTACTTCGACAGTTTCGATGGCCGACTTCCGAAGCGGAAGTATCTATCTGACATCGAAAACAAATCTGAACCTGGCTATCAAGCGGTACAGGACTTCATCAAGCTGGCGAATATTGACCTCAAGCGCCTGGGGAACGCCGAAGATCCTAAGAAGCTTAACAACTATCTCGACTCCAGGTCGGCAACGGTTACTGGAGATTTCCTAACATACTGGTCTCAAAAGTATGATGGAAAGAACCGCGTCGAAATCGTTGCGGAATTTATGCGTGACGACAAGGGCCCGTTTCTGAGTTTCTTCGTCAAGGATGGACGACTGCGGAAGTATCCCGAACAACGGAGCAAAGGCTTTCTCTGGTTTCTGTCATTCTACTTGCGCCTGAACGCCGAGAGCCAAGACAAAGAGGACATTGGGGCCGTGATACTTGTTGATGAGCCCGGCTCCTATCTTCACCCGCGCGCCCAGAAGGATATTCTCAAGGTCCTTAAAAACAAGATTGTTCAGGCGGGAAACCAGGTCATCTTCAGTACGCATTCCAGTGACTTGATCGACCCTGAGCGCATCAACCGCGTTCGCCTTGTGCTAAATACTCAACACCGAGGGACTACGGTCCATAAGCTCACGGACACTGCGGTCCGCGCCAACGGAGAGACCGAGTTCTCTGACGCTTTCTCACCGATAGTTGCAGCGATTGGCAAGGATCTGGGCAAAGACTTTTCGATTACCGGCCGAAAGAATGTCCTCGTGGAGGGTATTTCCGACTACTACTACCTCACCACCCTACGCGACAAAACGGCGTTCAGGATACCCAGTGATATCAAGATCATCCCCATGACCGGTGCACCGTCTATTAGCCACATGGTATCAATCATGATTGGCTGGGGATTGGACTTCGTGGTCGTAATGGACCGGGATGATCAGTCAGACGCGGAATATAAGAAGCTTGTCGAGGAACTTGATGTACCGAAGGACAAAATCCTTCGAATCGAGGGCGGCAAAGCGATCGAAGATCTCTTTAGTGATCGAGACTTTAAGAAGTTCGTTCTCGGAGATGAGGCTGCTTCGTTAACCGGCAGCAAGCACAAATCTGACTTGGTGAAGCATCAGAAGGTCATTCTCTCTCGCCAGTTCTGCGAAAAATACAAGGACAGGACGCTAACGCTGGAAGAGAAGACAAAAGAGAACTTTTGGAGAATCAGCGCCTTCATCAAGAGCTCATTCCAGCAGCCCTCGACGTAG